Proteins co-encoded in one Pseudomonas beijingensis genomic window:
- a CDS encoding phospholipase D family protein — protein MRSRPILPALLLVASLLSGCAGLDITREPSQALPATESSFGRSVQAQAASHEGRSGFRLLSDSTEAFTARAELIRHAQGSLDLQYYIVHDGISTRMLVDELLKAADRGVRVRILLDDTTSDGQDQIIATLAAHPQIQIRLFNPLHLGRATGVTRSLGRLFNLSLQHRRMHNKLWLADNSMAIVGGRNLGDEYFDAEPNLNFTDIDLLSVGPVAEQLGHSFDQYWNSALSKPIEQFLSHRPTPKDLANSRLRLQESLEQTHKENHALYQQLTAYKTQPRLDTWRDQLIWAWNKALWDAPSKVLAKDEPDPQLLLTTQLAPELTGVRKELIMISAYFVPGQPGLVYLTSRADAGVSVSLLTNSLEATDVPAVHGGYAPYRKALLQHGVRLFELRRQPGDSGSSPHLFYSKSYGESDSSLHSKAIIFDQQKSFIGSFNFDPRSVLWNTEVGVLVDSPELAGQVRELALQGMAPALSYQARLEDGTLVWTTEDNGKIHDLAREPGSWWRRFNAWFSTTIGLERML, from the coding sequence GTGAGATCCAGACCGATCCTGCCTGCGCTACTGTTAGTCGCCTCACTGCTGAGCGGCTGCGCCGGTCTTGATATCACCCGTGAGCCCTCCCAGGCCCTGCCGGCCACCGAGTCCTCGTTCGGCCGCTCGGTCCAGGCCCAGGCCGCTTCCCATGAAGGGCGCTCGGGCTTTCGGCTGCTATCGGACAGCACCGAGGCCTTCACCGCTCGGGCCGAGCTGATTCGCCACGCCCAAGGCAGCCTGGATTTGCAGTACTACATCGTCCATGACGGCATCAGCACGCGGATGCTGGTGGATGAACTGCTCAAGGCCGCCGACCGGGGGGTGCGCGTTCGGATCCTGCTGGACGACACCACCAGCGACGGCCAGGATCAGATCATCGCCACCCTCGCCGCCCATCCGCAAATCCAGATCCGCCTGTTCAACCCACTGCACTTGGGACGCGCCACCGGCGTGACTCGCAGCCTCGGACGCCTGTTCAACCTGTCGTTGCAGCACCGGCGGATGCACAACAAGCTGTGGCTGGCGGACAACAGCATGGCCATCGTCGGCGGTCGCAACCTGGGCGATGAGTATTTCGACGCCGAACCCAACCTGAACTTCACCGACATCGACCTGCTCAGCGTCGGGCCGGTGGCCGAACAATTGGGCCACAGCTTCGACCAGTACTGGAACAGCGCCCTGAGCAAACCCATCGAACAGTTCCTGTCCCATCGCCCCACGCCCAAGGACCTGGCCAACAGCCGCCTGCGCCTGCAAGAGTCCCTGGAACAAACCCACAAGGAAAACCACGCGCTCTACCAGCAGCTGACCGCCTACAAGACCCAACCGCGCCTGGACACTTGGCGCGACCAGTTGATCTGGGCTTGGAACAAGGCGCTATGGGACGCGCCCAGCAAGGTGCTGGCCAAGGACGAACCGGACCCGCAGCTGTTGCTGACCACCCAACTGGCCCCCGAGCTGACGGGCGTGCGCAAAGAACTGATCATGATTTCCGCCTACTTCGTCCCCGGCCAGCCAGGCTTGGTGTACCTGACCAGTCGCGCCGATGCCGGCGTGTCGGTGAGCCTGCTGACCAACTCCCTGGAGGCCACCGACGTGCCCGCCGTGCACGGCGGCTATGCGCCGTACCGCAAGGCCCTGCTGCAGCATGGCGTGCGCCTGTTCGAGTTGCGCCGACAACCGGGCGATTCCGGCAGCAGCCCGCACCTGTTCTACAGCAAATCCTACGGCGAATCGGACTCCAGCCTGCACAGCAAGGCGATCATCTTCGATCAGCAGAAATCCTTCATTGGCTCGTTCAATTTCGACCCGCGCTCAGTGCTGTGGAACACCGAAGTCGGGGTGCTGGTCGACAGCCCTGAACTCGCCGGCCAAGTGCGTGAACTGGCCCTGCAAGGCATGGCGCCGGCCCTGAGTTATCAGGCCAGGCTGGAAGATGGAACGCTGGTATGGACCACAGAAGACAACGGCAAGATCCACGACCTGGCCCGCGAGCCGGGCAGCTGGTGGCGCCGGTTCAATGCCTGGTTCAGCACGACGATCGGGTTGGAGCGGATGTTGTAG
- a CDS encoding MFS transporter, giving the protein MRWATYFAVLASVLSVGLALGVSMPLVSLRLEGWGYGSFAIGVMAAMPAVGVLLGAKVSSRLAARFGTAALMRLCLWGGAVSIGLLALLPSYPVWLLLRLMIGVVLTLVFILGESWINQLVIEKWRGRLVALYGSSYALSQLSGPLLLGALGTDHDYGFWVGVGLLLVAPLLLLGRSGAPSSEAGSVTFGDLWTFCRGLPAIAWAVSLFAAFEAMILTLLPVYCLRQGFTADIALAMVSTVVVGDALLQLPIGALADRVSRRALLTGCAVALMLSSLAVPLLIDTLLIWPLWVLFGASAGGLFTLSLILIGERYRDDALVRANAHVAQLWGLGCLIGPLVAGAGSQWVSGHALPLFMAAGAFGLVILLLCQGAFGATQPA; this is encoded by the coding sequence ATGCGTTGGGCAACCTATTTCGCCGTGCTGGCGTCCGTCCTGAGCGTCGGCCTGGCCCTGGGCGTGAGCATGCCGTTGGTGTCGCTGCGCCTGGAGGGCTGGGGCTATGGCTCGTTCGCCATTGGCGTGATGGCTGCCATGCCGGCCGTGGGGGTGTTGCTCGGGGCCAAGGTATCGAGCCGGCTGGCGGCGCGGTTCGGCACGGCGGCGTTGATGCGCCTGTGCCTGTGGGGTGGCGCGGTGTCCATCGGGTTGCTGGCGCTGCTGCCCAGCTATCCGGTCTGGTTGCTGCTGCGCCTGATGATTGGCGTGGTTCTGACTCTGGTGTTCATTCTGGGTGAGAGCTGGATCAACCAACTGGTCATTGAAAAATGGCGTGGACGGCTGGTGGCGCTGTACGGCAGCAGCTACGCCCTGAGCCAGCTATCCGGCCCGCTGCTGCTGGGCGCGCTGGGGACCGATCATGACTACGGGTTCTGGGTGGGTGTCGGCCTGCTGTTGGTCGCACCCTTGCTGTTGCTGGGTCGTAGCGGTGCGCCGAGCAGCGAGGCCGGCAGCGTCACGTTCGGCGATTTGTGGACGTTTTGCCGAGGTTTGCCGGCGATTGCCTGGGCGGTCTCGTTGTTCGCTGCGTTCGAGGCGATGATCCTCACGTTGCTGCCGGTGTATTGCCTGCGCCAGGGCTTCACGGCCGACATTGCGTTGGCGATGGTCAGCACCGTGGTGGTCGGTGATGCCTTGCTGCAGTTGCCCATCGGCGCCCTGGCCGATCGCGTGTCTCGCCGGGCCCTGTTGACCGGGTGCGCGGTGGCGCTGATGTTATCGAGCCTGGCGGTTCCGCTGCTGATCGATACGTTGTTGATCTGGCCGCTGTGGGTGCTGTTCGGCGCCAGTGCGGGCGGTTTGTTCACGTTGTCGCTGATCCTGATCGGCGAGCGTTATCGTGACGATGCGCTGGTGCGGGCCAACGCCCATGTCGCGCAACTGTGGGGGCTCGGTTGTCTGATCGGTCCACTGGTGGCGGGGGCGGGCAGCCAATGGGTCAGCGGACATGCACTGCCTTTGTTCATGGCGGCCGGGGCGTTCGGGCTGGTGATCCTGTTGTTGTGTCAAGGGGCGTTTGGGGCCACCCAACCCGCCTGA
- a CDS encoding aldehyde dehydrogenase: MTTLTRTDWEQRARDLKIEGRAFINGEYTDAVSGETFDCLSPVDGRVLGKIASCDVADAQRAVENARATFNSGVWSRLAPSKRKATMIRFAGLLKQNAEELALLETLDMGKPISDSLNIDVPGAAQALSWSGEAIDKLYDEVAATPHDQLGLVTREPVGVVGAIVPWNFPLMMACWKLGPALSTGNSVVLKPSEKSPLTAIRIAALAIEAGIPKGVLNVLPGYGHTVGKALALHMDVDTLVFTGSTKIAKQLMIYSGESNMKRIWLEAGGKSPNIVFADAPDLQAAAESAASAIAFNQGEVCTAGSRLLVERSIKDTFLPLVIEALKGWKPGNPLDPATNVGALVDTQQMNTVLSYIEAGHSDGAKLVAGGKRILEETGGTYVEPTIFDSVSNAMKIAQEEIFGPVLSVIAFDTAEQAIEIANDTPYGLAAAVWTKDISKAHLTAKALRAGSVWVNQYDGGDMTAPFGGFKQSGNGRDKSLHAFDKYTELKSTWIKL; the protein is encoded by the coding sequence ATGACCACCCTGACTCGTACCGATTGGGAACAACGCGCCCGCGACCTGAAGATCGAAGGCCGCGCCTTCATCAACGGTGAGTACACCGATGCGGTGTCCGGCGAAACCTTCGATTGCCTCAGCCCGGTCGATGGCCGTGTGCTGGGCAAGATCGCCAGCTGCGACGTGGCCGACGCCCAGCGTGCTGTCGAAAATGCCCGCGCCACCTTCAACTCTGGTGTCTGGTCGCGCCTGGCGCCGAGCAAGCGCAAAGCGACCATGATTCGTTTTGCCGGCCTGCTCAAGCAGAACGCCGAAGAGCTGGCACTGCTCGAAACCTTGGACATGGGCAAGCCGATCAGCGACTCCTTGAACATCGATGTTCCCGGTGCAGCTCAAGCGTTGAGCTGGAGCGGTGAAGCCATCGACAAGCTCTACGATGAAGTGGCTGCTACCCCCCACGATCAGTTGGGCCTGGTGACCCGCGAGCCGGTGGGGGTCGTGGGCGCTATCGTGCCGTGGAACTTCCCCTTGATGATGGCCTGCTGGAAGCTCGGCCCGGCGCTGTCCACCGGTAACTCGGTGGTGCTCAAGCCCTCGGAAAAATCCCCGCTGACCGCCATCCGCATTGCCGCACTGGCGATTGAGGCCGGCATTCCGAAAGGCGTGCTGAACGTGCTGCCGGGCTACGGTCATACCGTCGGCAAGGCCCTGGCCCTGCACATGGACGTCGATACCCTGGTGTTCACCGGTTCCACCAAAATCGCCAAGCAACTGATGATTTACTCCGGCGAATCGAACATGAAGCGCATCTGGCTGGAAGCCGGCGGCAAGAGCCCGAACATCGTGTTCGCCGATGCCCCGGACCTGCAAGCCGCGGCCGAATCCGCCGCCAGCGCCATCGCCTTCAACCAGGGCGAAGTCTGCACCGCCGGCTCGCGGCTGTTGGTGGAGCGCTCCATCAAGGACACGTTCCTGCCGCTGGTGATCGAAGCCCTCAAGGGCTGGAAACCGGGTAATCCCCTGGACCCGGCCACCAACGTCGGCGCGCTGGTGGATACCCAGCAGATGAACACCGTGCTGTCCTACATCGAGGCCGGTCACAGCGACGGCGCCAAACTGGTGGCCGGTGGCAAGCGCATCCTTGAAGAAACCGGCGGCACGTATGTCGAGCCGACGATTTTCGACAGCGTGAGCAACGCCATGAAAATCGCCCAGGAAGAGATTTTTGGCCCGGTGTTGTCGGTCATCGCTTTCGACACCGCCGAGCAGGCCATCGAAATCGCCAACGACACGCCGTATGGTCTGGCCGCAGCGGTGTGGACCAAGGACATTTCCAAGGCTCACCTGACCGCCAAGGCCCTGCGTGCCGGCAGCGTATGGGTCAACCAATACGACGGCGGCGACATGACCGCGCCATTCGGTGGCTTCAAGCAGTCGGGCAACGGTCGCGACAAGTCGCTGCATGCGTTCGACAAATACACCGAGCTGAAGTCGACCTGGATCAAGCTCTGA
- a CDS encoding cupin domain-containing protein produces the protein MSIQDIVDFSQANTTAERYRPDPAKVFKGDPEQTVFNHYSSPCGQMNAGVWEGAVGQWMVNYTEHEYCEIVQGVSVLRDNDGNAKTLRAGDRFVIPAGFKGTWEVLEPCRKIYVVFEQA, from the coding sequence ATGAGCATTCAGGACATCGTCGACTTCAGCCAGGCCAATACCACCGCCGAACGTTATCGCCCGGATCCGGCCAAGGTGTTCAAGGGCGATCCCGAGCAAACCGTGTTCAACCACTACAGCAGCCCCTGCGGCCAGATGAACGCTGGCGTATGGGAAGGCGCCGTCGGCCAATGGATGGTCAATTACACCGAGCATGAATACTGCGAGATCGTCCAGGGCGTTTCCGTGCTGCGGGACAACGATGGCAACGCCAAGACCCTGCGGGCCGGCGACCGCTTCGTGATCCCGGCCGGGTTCAAGGGCACCTGGGAAGTGCTGGAGCCGTGCCGCAAGATCTATGTGGTGTTCGAGCAGGCCTGA
- a CDS encoding I78 family peptidase inhibitor: MPNQNDTVVVPTPNDQCDIAIAQYTIGQKYTPELREEVRALANGAPVRPAGPKHPITYDLRPRRINLVTDVDGIIIGIKCG, from the coding sequence ATGCCTAATCAAAACGACACCGTTGTCGTGCCGACGCCAAACGATCAGTGCGATATCGCTATCGCCCAGTACACCATTGGCCAAAAATACACCCCTGAGCTGCGTGAAGAAGTTCGCGCCCTGGCCAACGGAGCCCCGGTTCGCCCCGCAGGCCCAAAACACCCGATAACCTACGATCTGCGCCCGCGCCGCATCAACCTTGTAACCGATGTCGACGGCATTATCATCGGCATTAAATGCGGTTGA
- the rpmG gene encoding 50S ribosomal protein L33 has translation MRELIRLISSAGTGHFYTTDKNKRTTPDKIEIKKYDPVVRKHVIYKEGKIK, from the coding sequence ATGCGTGAATTGATTCGTTTGATCTCGAGCGCCGGTACTGGTCACTTCTACACTACCGACAAGAACAAGCGTACTACCCCGGACAAAATCGAGATCAAGAAATATGATCCGGTTGTTCGCAAGCACGTGATCTACAAGGAAGGCAAAATCAAGTAA
- the rpmB gene encoding 50S ribosomal protein L28 — MSRVCQVTGKGPVTGNNISHANNKTRRRFLPNLQHHRFWVEEEKRFVRLRVSAKGMRIIDKRGISVVLAELRRDGKV; from the coding sequence ATGTCGAGAGTCTGTCAAGTTACCGGTAAGGGTCCGGTGACTGGGAATAACATTTCCCACGCAAACAACAAAACCCGTCGTCGTTTCCTGCCGAACCTGCAGCATCACCGCTTCTGGGTTGAAGAAGAGAAACGTTTTGTGCGTCTGCGCGTATCTGCCAAGGGCATGCGTATCATCGACAAGCGTGGCATCAGTGTCGTGCTGGCCGAACTTCGTCGCGATGGCAAGGTTTAA
- a CDS encoding ABC transporter substrate-binding protein: MRLAALPLLLAPLLITPQALAAALSVCTEASPEGFDVVQYNSLTTTNASADVLMNRLVDFDTASGKVVPSLAERWEVSTDGLTYVFKLRPRVKFHHTDYFTPRRDLTAEDVKFSFERMLDPANPWHKVAQSGFPHAQSMQLPVLIKKIDALDPLTVRFTLDHADSTFLATLSMGFASIYSAEYADQLMQAGTPEKLNNQPVGTGPFIFNRFQKDASIRYKANPDYFGGKPQVDPLIFAITPDANVRLQKLRRNECQIALSPKPLDVQAARQEATLSVAQTEAFMTAFVAINSQHPPLDKPEVRQAINLAFDKASYLKTVFEGTAEAANGPYPPNTWSYAKSLPGYAHDPAKARDLLAKAGLKEGFKTTIWTRPSGSLLNPNPSLGAQLLQSDLAEIGIQAEIRVIEWGELIRRAKAGEHDLLFMGWAGDNGDPDNFLTPQFSCAAVKSGTNFARYCNPDLDKLISAGKTTGEQGVRAKLYEQAQAQIQQQALWLPLAHPTAFALTRKDVQGYSVSPFGRQDYAKVSLK, from the coding sequence ATGCGCCTCGCTGCCCTACCGTTGTTGCTCGCCCCTCTGCTGATCACCCCGCAGGCCTTGGCCGCCGCCCTGAGCGTCTGCACCGAAGCCAGCCCGGAAGGGTTCGATGTCGTCCAGTACAACTCCCTGACCACCACCAACGCCTCCGCCGACGTGCTGATGAATCGCCTGGTGGATTTCGATACCGCCAGCGGCAAGGTGGTCCCCAGTCTGGCCGAGCGCTGGGAAGTCTCCACCGATGGCCTGACCTACGTGTTCAAGCTGCGGCCACGGGTCAAGTTCCATCACACCGATTACTTCACGCCGCGCCGCGACCTGACCGCCGAGGACGTGAAGTTCAGCTTTGAGCGCATGCTCGACCCGGCGAACCCGTGGCACAAGGTGGCGCAAAGCGGCTTCCCCCACGCCCAGTCCATGCAATTGCCGGTGCTGATCAAGAAAATCGACGCCCTGGACCCGCTGACCGTGCGCTTCACCCTCGATCACGCCGACTCGACCTTCCTGGCGACGTTGAGCATGGGCTTTGCCTCCATCTATTCAGCCGAATACGCCGATCAGTTGATGCAGGCCGGCACGCCGGAGAAACTCAACAACCAGCCGGTCGGCACCGGCCCGTTCATTTTCAACCGATTCCAGAAAGACGCTTCGATTCGCTACAAAGCCAACCCGGATTATTTTGGCGGCAAGCCCCAAGTGGACCCCTTGATCTTCGCCATCACGCCGGACGCCAACGTGCGCCTGCAGAAATTGCGCCGCAACGAATGCCAGATCGCCCTGTCGCCCAAGCCACTGGACGTGCAAGCCGCCCGACAGGAAGCGACCCTGAGCGTGGCCCAGACCGAAGCCTTCATGACCGCGTTCGTGGCGATCAACAGCCAGCACCCGCCACTGGACAAGCCTGAGGTGCGACAAGCCATCAACCTGGCGTTCGACAAGGCCAGCTACCTCAAGACCGTCTTCGAAGGCACCGCCGAAGCCGCTAACGGCCCTTACCCGCCTAACACCTGGAGCTACGCCAAAAGCCTGCCCGGCTACGCCCATGACCCGGCGAAGGCCCGTGACCTGCTGGCCAAGGCCGGTTTGAAGGAAGGCTTCAAGACCACGATCTGGACCCGTCCCTCCGGCAGCCTGCTCAACCCCAATCCGAGCCTTGGTGCGCAGTTGCTGCAATCGGACCTGGCGGAAATCGGCATCCAGGCCGAAATCCGCGTGATCGAATGGGGCGAACTGATCCGCCGCGCCAAGGCCGGCGAACATGACCTGCTGTTCATGGGCTGGGCCGGTGACAACGGCGACCCGGACAACTTCCTCACGCCGCAGTTTTCCTGCGCGGCAGTCAAATCCGGTACCAACTTCGCCCGCTACTGCAACCCGGACCTGGACAAACTGATCAGCGCCGGCAAGACCACCGGCGAACAAGGTGTGCGTGCCAAGCTGTACGAGCAGGCCCAGGCACAGATCCAGCAGCAGGCCCTGTGGCTGCCCCTGGCCCACCCCACCGCCTTCGCGCTGACCCGCAAGGATGTGCAGGGTTATTCGGTGAGCCCGTTTGGGCGGCAGGATTACGCCAAAGTCAGCCTCAAGTAA
- the radC gene encoding RadC family protein, translated as MSIRDWPAAERPRERLLALGAGSLSDAELLAIFLRTGVSGKSAVDLARQLLIQFGSLRALLEADQITFSNHMGLGPAKFAQLQAAQEMSRRHLAERAREKTMLESPFAVREYLKSMLRHEPHEVFGCLFLNSKHQVLTFEALFRGSIDSASVHPRQVVKRALAHNAAALILCHNHPSGNTEPSQADRVLTERLQEALELIDVRVLDHFIVGDGEPLSMAEYGWM; from the coding sequence ATGAGTATTCGCGATTGGCCTGCGGCCGAACGGCCACGGGAGAGGTTATTGGCGCTGGGGGCGGGGAGTCTTTCGGACGCCGAGCTGCTGGCGATTTTTTTACGCACCGGCGTGTCGGGCAAAAGCGCTGTGGATCTGGCGCGACAACTGTTGATTCAATTTGGCAGCCTGCGCGCACTGCTTGAAGCGGATCAGATCACATTCAGCAATCACATGGGGCTCGGGCCGGCGAAGTTTGCCCAACTGCAGGCGGCTCAGGAAATGAGTCGGCGGCATTTGGCTGAACGGGCGCGGGAAAAGACCATGCTGGAAAGCCCGTTCGCGGTGCGTGAATACCTGAAGTCCATGCTGCGCCACGAGCCCCACGAGGTGTTCGGTTGCCTGTTTCTCAATTCCAAGCATCAGGTGCTGACCTTCGAAGCGCTGTTTCGCGGTTCTATCGACAGCGCCAGTGTCCATCCCCGGCAGGTGGTCAAGCGCGCCCTGGCCCACAACGCCGCTGCGTTGATCCTGTGCCACAACCACCCCTCCGGCAACACCGAGCCCAGCCAGGCCGACCGGGTGCTCACCGAGCGGCTCCAGGAGGCCCTGGAGCTGATCGACGTGCGGGTGCTCGACCACTTCATTGTTGGCGATGGGGAGCCGCTGTCGATGGCGGAGTATGGGTGGATGTAG
- the coaBC gene encoding bifunctional phosphopantothenoylcysteine decarboxylase/phosphopantothenate--cysteine ligase CoaBC has product MQRLYRKRIVLGVGGGIAAYKSAELVRRLIDQGAEVRVVMTRGGSEFITPLTMQALSGHPVHLDLLDPAAEAAMGHIELAKWADLVLIAPATADLIARLAQGIADDLLTTLVLATDAVVAVAPAMNQAMWRDPATQANLQLLESRALKVFGPASGSQACGDVGMGRMLEATDLAQCAADCFQRQALTGKHVLITAGPTQENIDPVRYITNHSSGKMGFALAEAAVEAGARVTLITGPVHLPTPDRVTRIDVVSARDMLAACEAAIPCDLFIASAAVADYRPEVVAPQKLKKDPTSGDGLLLQMVRNPDILASIATRPDRPFSVGFAAETEHLLDYAARKLKDKNLDLIVANDVANPSIGFNSEENACSVIDRQLHATLFAQTSKSKIARQLITFIAERLNQV; this is encoded by the coding sequence ATGCAGCGGCTGTATCGGAAACGCATCGTTCTGGGCGTCGGCGGCGGCATTGCCGCCTACAAGAGCGCCGAGCTGGTTCGCAGGCTTATCGACCAGGGCGCGGAAGTACGGGTCGTCATGACCCGTGGTGGCAGCGAGTTTATTACCCCGCTGACCATGCAAGCCCTGTCCGGGCACCCGGTCCACCTGGATTTGCTCGACCCGGCGGCCGAAGCCGCCATGGGCCATATCGAACTGGCCAAATGGGCCGACCTGGTGCTGATCGCCCCGGCCACGGCCGACCTGATCGCCCGTCTGGCCCAAGGCATCGCCGACGACCTGCTGACCACCCTGGTGCTCGCCACCGACGCCGTGGTCGCCGTTGCACCCGCCATGAACCAAGCCATGTGGCGCGACCCGGCCACCCAGGCCAACCTGCAATTGCTGGAAAGCCGCGCCCTGAAAGTCTTCGGCCCGGCCTCAGGCAGCCAGGCCTGCGGCGATGTCGGCATGGGGCGCATGCTCGAAGCCACGGACCTGGCCCAGTGCGCCGCCGACTGCTTCCAGCGCCAGGCCCTGACCGGCAAGCATGTGCTGATCACCGCCGGGCCGACCCAGGAAAACATCGACCCGGTGCGCTACATCACCAACCACAGCTCCGGGAAAATGGGCTTCGCCCTGGCCGAAGCCGCCGTGGAAGCCGGCGCCCGGGTGACGCTGATTACCGGCCCGGTGCACCTGCCGACCCCGGACCGGGTCACGCGCATCGACGTGGTCAGTGCCCGGGACATGCTCGCGGCCTGCGAAGCGGCCATCCCGTGCGACCTGTTCATCGCCTCGGCTGCGGTAGCGGACTACCGCCCCGAAGTCGTTGCCCCGCAAAAATTGAAGAAAGACCCTACAAGCGGTGACGGCCTGCTACTACAAATGGTGCGCAACCCGGATATCCTGGCCAGCATCGCCACCCGCCCCGACCGTCCGTTCAGTGTCGGCTTCGCCGCCGAGACCGAACACCTGCTCGACTACGCCGCCCGCAAGCTCAAGGACAAGAACCTCGACTTGATCGTCGCCAACGACGTCGCCAACCCGAGCATCGGCTTCAACAGCGAAGAAAACGCCTGCAGCGTGATCGACCGCCAGTTGCACGCCACGCTTTTCGCCCAGACCAGCAAGAGCAAGATTGCCCGCCAGCTGATCACTTTTATCGCCGAACGTCTGAACCAGGTTTAA
- the dut gene encoding dUTP diphosphatase, whose translation MHALQAKILDPRIGSEFPLPQYATPGSAGLDLRAMLKQDTILEPGQTLLIPTGLSVYIGDPGLAALILPRSGLGHKHGIVLGNLVGLIDSDYQGELMVSCWNRGQTAFNIAVGERIAQLVLVPVVQAHFELVEEFDESQRGAGGFGHSGSH comes from the coding sequence ATGCACGCCCTACAAGCCAAGATCCTCGACCCACGCATCGGTAGCGAATTCCCGCTGCCGCAATACGCCACACCGGGCTCCGCCGGCCTCGACCTGCGGGCGATGCTCAAGCAGGACACGATCCTGGAACCAGGCCAGACCCTGCTGATTCCTACCGGCCTGTCGGTGTACATCGGCGACCCGGGCCTGGCCGCGCTGATCCTGCCGCGCTCGGGCCTGGGCCACAAGCACGGCATCGTGCTGGGCAACCTGGTGGGCCTGATCGACTCCGACTACCAGGGCGAATTGATGGTGTCGTGCTGGAACCGCGGCCAGACGGCCTTCAACATTGCCGTGGGCGAACGCATCGCGCAGTTGGTGCTGGTGCCGGTGGTCCAAGCCCACTTCGAACTGGTCGAGGAATTCGACGAGAGCCAGCGCGGCGCCGGTGGTTTCGGGCATTCCGGCAGCCATTGA
- the argB gene encoding acetylglutamate kinase, with translation MTLEREAAANTAKVLSEALPYIRRYVGKTLVIKYGGNAMESEELKTGFARDIVLMKAVGINPVVVHGGGPQIGDLLKRLSIESHFIDGMRVTDAQTMDVVEMVLGGQVNKDIVNLINRHGGSAIGLTGKDAELIRAKKLTVTRQTPEMTQPEIIDIGHVGEVVGINTDLLNLLVKGDFIPVIAPIGVGANGESYNINADLVAGKVAEALKAEKLMLLTNIAGLMDKTGKVLTGLSTQQVDDLIADGTIYGGMLPKIRCALEAVQGGVGSSLIIDGRVPNAILLEIFTDTGVGTLISNRKRP, from the coding sequence ATGACCCTCGAACGCGAAGCCGCCGCCAACACCGCCAAGGTCCTGTCCGAAGCGTTGCCTTATATCCGACGCTACGTCGGCAAGACCCTGGTGATCAAATACGGCGGCAACGCGATGGAAAGCGAGGAGCTGAAAACCGGCTTCGCCCGCGACATCGTGCTGATGAAGGCCGTGGGCATCAACCCGGTGGTGGTCCACGGCGGCGGCCCGCAAATCGGCGACCTGCTCAAGCGCCTGTCGATCGAGAGCCACTTCATCGACGGCATGCGCGTGACCGATGCGCAGACCATGGATGTGGTGGAAATGGTCCTCGGCGGTCAGGTCAACAAGGACATCGTCAACCTGATCAACCGCCATGGCGGCAGCGCCATTGGCCTGACGGGCAAGGACGCCGAGCTGATCCGGGCGAAGAAGCTCACCGTCACCCGCCAGACCCCGGAGATGACCCAGCCGGAAATCATCGACATCGGTCACGTGGGCGAAGTGGTCGGCATCAACACCGACCTGCTGAACCTGCTGGTCAAGGGTGACTTCATCCCGGTCATCGCGCCGATCGGCGTGGGCGCCAACGGTGAGTCGTACAACATCAACGCCGACCTGGTGGCGGGCAAGGTTGCCGAGGCGCTGAAAGCTGAAAAGCTGATGTTGCTGACCAACATCGCCGGCCTGATGGACAAGACCGGCAAGGTCCTGACCGGGTTGTCGACCCAACAGGTCGACGACCTGATCGCCGACGGCACCATCTACGGCGGCATGCTGCCCAAGATCCGTTGCGCGCTGGAAGCGGTACAGGGCGGCGTCGGCAGCTCGCTGATCATCGACGGGCGGGTGCCGAATGCGATTCTGCTGGAGATCTTCACCGATACAGGTGTGGGTACGTTGATCAGTAATCGCAAGCGTCCGTAA